Proteins from one Podospora pseudoanserina strain CBS 124.78 chromosome 1, whole genome shotgun sequence genomic window:
- the HOM2 gene encoding aspartate-semialdehyde dehydrogenase (COG:E; EggNog:ENOG503NU99; BUSCO:EOG09262YAU), translating to MSQLPVKNVGVLGCTGSVGQRFILLLQQHPSLKLVGLGASSRSAGKKYRDAVRWKQAQPIAPDVGDLIVRDCKAGEFADCDIVFSGLDSDVAGDIEKEFQNAGLAVFSNAKNYRRDPLVPLVVPTVNLDHLNLIPHQQKTLGLSKGFLVCNSNCAVIGLVIPFAALQARFGKIDTVSVVTMQAVSGAGYPGVSSMDIIDNVVPFISGEEDKLETEAQKILGSINAEATAFEDQKTLRVSAACNRVPVLDGHTACVSLRFAQRPPPTAEQVKEAMREYVSEAQRLGCPSAPEPPIKVFDEPDRPQPRLDRELSKGYTVSVGRVREDDSGIFDIKFVALSHNTVIGAAGSSIVNAEAAVLKGFV from the exons ATGTCTCAATTGCCCGTTAAGAACGTCG GTGTGCTCGGCTGCACTGGTTCGGTCGGCCAGCGCTtcatcctgctcctccagcagcacccgTCGCTCAAGCTCGTAGGCTTGGGTGCCTCGTCTCGATCCGCCGGGAAGAAGTACCGCGATGCTGTCAGGTGGAAGCAGGCACAGCCCATCGCTCCCGATGTCGGCGACCTGATCGTTCGCGACTGCAAGGCCGGCGAGTTCGCCGACTGCGACATTGTTTTCAGCGGCCTCGACAGCGACGTCGCCGGTGACATTGAGAAGGAGTTCCAGAATGCCGGCCTTGCCGTCTTCTCCAATGCGAAGAACTACCGCCGCGATCCCCTCGTCCCCCTGGTCGTCCCTaccgtcaacctcgaccatctcaacctcatcccccaccagcaaaagACGCTTGGCCTGAGCAAGGGCTTCCTCGTGTGCAACAGCAACTGCGCCGTCATTGGGCTCGTCATCCCCTTCGCCGCCCTTCAGGCGCGTTTTGGCAAGATCGATACCGTCTCCGTCGTGACCATGCAGGCCGTATCGGGTGCGGGATACCCCGGTGTTAGCAGCATGGACATCATTGACAACGTGGTGCCCTTCATttctggcgaggaggacaagcTCGAGACGGAAGCACAGAAGATTTTGGGCAGCATCAACGCTGAGGCGACCGCCTTCGAAGATCAGAAGACGTTGAGAGTCTCGGCAGCCTGCAACCGGGTCCCCGTGTTGGATGGTCACACCGCATGTGTGTCCCTGCGATTCGCCCAGCGCCCTCCCCCAACGGCCGagcaggtgaaggaggcCATGCGGGAATATGTCTCCGAGGCACAGCGGCTGGGATGCCCCTCTGCTCCTGAGCCACCCATCAAGGTGTTCGACGAGCCCGATAGGCCGCAGCCCAGACTGGACCGCGAGCTCTCGAAGGGTTACACCGTCAGCGTGGGTCGTGTCAGGGAGGACGACAGTGGTATCTTTGATATCAAGTTTGTTGCCCTGAGCCACAACA CTGTCATTGGTGCCGCCGGTTCTTCCATCGTCAACGCTGAGGCTGCGGTGCTCAAGGGTTTCGTCTAA